Within Elusimicrobiota bacterium, the genomic segment AGACGGCACGGCCGCTCTTTGGGAGTTGTTCGGTTTGCAAAAAGAACAGAAGGATTACGCCAATGCCTTGAAAACCTTGGAAAAAATTCGCTCGCAGGCCGCTTCAAACGTTGAGGCTGTTTTTGAATCCGCCTACTACACAGGCGAGATGCATTCGTTTTTGGGCCAGCAGCAGCAGGCTCGTTTGGCCTGGGAGCAAGCCGCGTCCATGAAACCCTCGGGCCACGCTTACCGGCTGCAGTCGTTAGCCAAGCTGGCGGAAATTTATGAAGGCGGCGCCGAGTGGGCTAAGGCTGCGGCCGCTTATGATGACTTGGCGAAAAATGCACCCGTCGCAGGCGTGGCCGCAGCCGCGCGCGAGCGGGCCCAGGCCATGAGAAAAGCCGGCTCAGCTGGAAAGGCGCCAACAACGCCCTTGACCAGAAACGGCGGTGAGTCACAATCCAAAGGGGCATCCGGAGGACCATGATGGCTGTCTCAAATTTCAAATTTCAAATTTCAAATCTATCCAATTTGTGGGCGTTTATTATTTGTTTGACGGTTTCTTTCGCCCGGGCTCAAACCGAGACGGCGCAGGTTTTTTTCTCCCCCAACAGCGACGGCATCATCGATTCCGCGGTTTTCCGGTTGTCCGTGTCGAATGCGTCCAATATCGCGGAATGGGTTTTCGTGGTGACGGATAACTCCGGCCGGGAGATCAAGCGTTTTACAGGCAAGGGCGCGCCGCCGTCAGGCCTTGATTGGAACGGCAAGGACGAGCACAATCAATTGATTCCCGACGGCACCTACCATTACCGGCTGTCCGTGGTCACGTTGGCCGGCAACAAGGTGGAAATGCCGCCGCAGGAGTTAGTCTGCGACCGGCAAACGCCCACCGCGCAAGCCGGCGTCGAACCCGCGTTGTTTTCTCCGGAAGAGGGCAGCGCCAAACCCACGGCCCATTTTATGATGGACGCTTATGACGCCAACGGCATTCATAGCTGGATTTTAAAAATCGTCAACGCGCAAACCGGCTCAGCCGTCAAGTCTTTTTATGGGAAAGGGCAGCCGATGCCCAAAGCCGAGTGGGACGGACGCTCGGATGCGTATGATCCGGCGCCGGACGGCGAATACTCATTCACCTTCGCGGTCCGCGACCGCGCGGGGAACACCACGATCACCAGCCCTAAAACAGTCACTATCGATCGGGCCGAACCCATGACCTCCGTTGAGGCCGAGCCGCCGGTTTTTTCCCCCAACGCGGACGGGGTTCAAGACATCGTCACGTTTGAAATCAAACCACCGCCCGTCATCAAAAAGCAGATCGAAAACTGGTCATTGTCGGTCAAGGATATGAAGGGCCGAGCCCTTAAAATGTTTGAGGGTTTGGGTGAGCCGCCGCGCGCCATCAGTTGGGACGGCAAGGACGCCGCCGGAAAAATAGCCGCGGACGGTATTTATGCCTACAGTTTTCTCACCGTGGATCAAGCCGGAAACAGGGGCTTCGCCTTGCCTAAAAATTTGGTTTTGGATACGACCCCGCCTCAGGCGACGATCGATCTCAAGCCCTTGCTGTTATCGCCCAACGGCGACGGTTTCGGCGACAACGGCACTTATCATATGGAAGTTGTCGAAGCCAACGGCATCAGGTCTTATGCCTTGGAAATCAAAGACGATGTCGGCACGTTAAAGAAAGCGTTCCGCGGAGAGGAAACCCCGGCCAAGCAGCTTCAATGGGCCGGCCAGGATTCTTCCGATAAAACCCTGGTGGACGGCAAGTATTCCTATACCTTGACGTTGGCGGACAGGGCCGGCAATAAAACGACGGTGGAGCCTAAAGAACTGCAAATCGACGTGACGCCGCCGGTCGTCGATTGGATGGTTGATCCAAGATTGATCTCTCCAAATGGGGATCAACAAGAGGCCCATATGCGGATTTCGGTTCACGACGCCTCGGAGATCGAACAATGGCGGCTTGAAATCAAAGACGCCGCCTCCAAAGTCGTGCGTCGTTATACGGGCCAGGGCGCTTATCTTGACCCCATCGCCTGGGAAGGGCGCGACGAATCAAAAAACATGGTTCCGGACGGCGTTTACAACGCTTTTTTTTGGGTCCGGGACAAAGCGAATAATGCAGTTTTGACATCGGCCCAGCAAATCGTTGTCGGCGCCCAAATTCCGGAAATTACCGTTACGGCCGCCCTGAACAATTTTTCCCCTAACGCCGACGGGGTTAAAGATACCGCGGCGTTCGCTCTGAAGTCGCGTTCCTTCAACAAAATTAAGCAATGGGCCCTGGCGTTCACGGACGGCGGCCAGACCCTGATCAGGGAATTTCAAGGCTTGGGCGCGCCTCCGGCCGAGATTATTTGGTCCGGGGAGCGCGACGATAAAACGCCGTCGCCGGACGGGTTTTATCGCTACGTTTATCGCGTGACGGACGAGGCCGGCAATAGAAATCAGACGCAGCCCCAAAACATTCAAATCGACACCCTGCGGCCGGAAATCGACGATCGGGCCGTTCCCGCGCTTTTTTCGCCCAATGCCGACGGCATTTTAGACGACATGATTTTTAAGTTGTCTTATCGTGATCAAAGCGCGGCTAGGGAATGGTCCATCACCATCAAAAATGAGGGCAATAAAGTCGTGCGCGTTTTATCCGGACAAGGCGCCTTGCCTCAGGATGTGCGCTGGGACGGCCGCTCGGACGCGCAGAAGGCCGTTCCGGACGGACCCTACACATTCGTTTTAACGGCCGAGGATGCGGTGGGCAACCGTTCCGCCACGTTGGATCAAATTATTCGTCTGGATACCACGCCGCCGCAGTTGACGATTGCGGCGGAACCCACGCTGTTTTCCCCAAAATCCTCAAGCGACAAAGACCGCACGGTTTTTAACATGACGGTCCAGGATGCTTCGGATTTGACCCGGTGGTCGCTTAAATTTGTGGACGCGAAGAACAACGAGGCGCATGAAATCAAAGGAGACGGACGTCCGCCCGTGGAAATCGTTTGGGAGGGTGTCAATCACAAGAACGACGTTTTAGCCGACGGGTCGTACAAGGTGTATCTGGTGGTTAGAGACGAGGTCGGCAATGAGGGTAAAAGCCAGCCCGCGACCGTGACCATCGACACCTCCAAACCCGTGGTTGCGGTGGTGACGCATGAAGAAATGGTGCCCAGTCTAGTGCCGGAGGTTCAGTCGGTGGAGGGCAGCCGAGGGATCGTCATCAATTTGGCGGCCGAGGTTCTTTTTGAAACCGGCAAGGCGCAGATTCGTCCGGAAGCCTTCCCCATGCTCGACGAGGCCGCGGGCGTGATCAAAAAGTACCCCAAACGCCATGTTTTGGTCGAGGGCCATACGGATAATGTGCCGATCCGCAACGAAGAGTTTCCGAACAATCAAACGCTTTCCGAAGGACGGGCCAAGGCTGTGGTGGATTATTTCGTCCGCTACAAGCAAATCGCCGCCGCCCGCCTGACGCCCAAAGGCCACGGCGACAGCCGCCCGGTCGCCGACAATGAAAATCCCGAAAATCGCCAGAAAAATCGCCGCGTTGAAATCATTATCGAGAGAGAGAAGCCGCAGGCTTCTTCTTCCCCGGCAGATAATTCCAAAAAGCGAGGTGAGCCGTAATGACCGATATTAATTACCTTGAGATTCTCAGGAGCAGCTTCACGCTGGTCATTCTTATTTTTTGTTCCATCCTTTCCATTACGTTTGCGGTCGAGCGGTGGCTATTTTTTAGAAAAATCGATCCCAACCCCGGCCCTTTTTTGGCCAAGGTTAAGCAATTGATGGAGGAAGGGCGCTTTAAGGAGGTGCTTGAGGTTTGCGAAAAAACGACCGGGCCCGTGTCTGCGCTGGTGAAAACAGCGGTCACGAACCGGCAGAAAGAAGAGGCGGAGATGGACCGGCTCTTGGGCGCCGCGCGTCTTGACGAGCGTTTGAAAATGGAGCGGTTTTTGGCGATTTTAGGCACGCTGGGGAACACCGCGCCCTTTATCGGGTTGTTCGGAACCGTGGTGGGCATTATTAAGGCGTTCCGCGATTTGGCGTTGGCGGGCGCCGGCGGCCCGGCCATTGTGGCCAAAGGCATTGCCGAGGCCTTGGTGGCCACGGCCGCGGGTCTGGCGGTCGCGATTCCGGCCGTCATCATTTATAACTACTTCACGAAACGAGTGAAAGCCGTTTCATCGGTCATGGAAGCCGCTTCATTGAGGATCACCACTTACCTTAAGCCTTAACGGAGGAGGTCGCAGTGACGAAGCTTATCGAGAGACTGCGCGGGTTGTACGTGGACCCGGAACTACAGTTTCGCTTTGTCATTTTTTTGGTTGTGTTGATCATGGTTGAAAGCGTTTTTGTGGGCCGGGGATTGGTGGCCTTGGTGTTTATGGCGCGGGATTGGCGGCGGCCCGATTTGTTGTTTGACTTTTTTTTGTCTCTTCTTTGGCTCTTGGCGCCGCTGTTGGCCGTGAACGTCGGCTTGGGGCTTTATTGGTCGGCGCGCATCGCCAGGCCGTTGAAAGCCTTGGATAAGGGATTAAAAGATTTGCGTGAAGGGCATTTCAGCCCCATC encodes:
- a CDS encoding MotA/TolQ/ExbB proton channel family protein; protein product: MTDINYLEILRSSFTLVILIFCSILSITFAVERWLFFRKIDPNPGPFLAKVKQLMEEGRFKEVLEVCEKTTGPVSALVKTAVTNRQKEEAEMDRLLGAARLDERLKMERFLAILGTLGNTAPFIGLFGTVVGIIKAFRDLALAGAGGPAIVAKGIAEALVATAAGLAVAIPAVIIYNYFTKRVKAVSSVMEAASLRITTYLKP
- a CDS encoding methyl-accepting chemotaxis protein yields the protein MTKLIERLRGLYVDPELQFRFVIFLVVLIMVESVFVGRGLVALVFMARDWRRPDLLFDFFLSLLWLLAPLLAVNVGLGLYWSARIARPLKALDKGLKDLREGHFSPIEDLRPRDALKDLSQNFNETVGRLKYLLTRDRRLVLEALADLDQAQAAKPGDREKFLLQAKSKLSIVNAHFHKDGSNG
- a CDS encoding OmpA family protein gives rise to the protein MMAVSNFKFQISNLSNLWAFIICLTVSFARAQTETAQVFFSPNSDGIIDSAVFRLSVSNASNIAEWVFVVTDNSGREIKRFTGKGAPPSGLDWNGKDEHNQLIPDGTYHYRLSVVTLAGNKVEMPPQELVCDRQTPTAQAGVEPALFSPEEGSAKPTAHFMMDAYDANGIHSWILKIVNAQTGSAVKSFYGKGQPMPKAEWDGRSDAYDPAPDGEYSFTFAVRDRAGNTTITSPKTVTIDRAEPMTSVEAEPPVFSPNADGVQDIVTFEIKPPPVIKKQIENWSLSVKDMKGRALKMFEGLGEPPRAISWDGKDAAGKIAADGIYAYSFLTVDQAGNRGFALPKNLVLDTTPPQATIDLKPLLLSPNGDGFGDNGTYHMEVVEANGIRSYALEIKDDVGTLKKAFRGEETPAKQLQWAGQDSSDKTLVDGKYSYTLTLADRAGNKTTVEPKELQIDVTPPVVDWMVDPRLISPNGDQQEAHMRISVHDASEIEQWRLEIKDAASKVVRRYTGQGAYLDPIAWEGRDESKNMVPDGVYNAFFWVRDKANNAVLTSAQQIVVGAQIPEITVTAALNNFSPNADGVKDTAAFALKSRSFNKIKQWALAFTDGGQTLIREFQGLGAPPAEIIWSGERDDKTPSPDGFYRYVYRVTDEAGNRNQTQPQNIQIDTLRPEIDDRAVPALFSPNADGILDDMIFKLSYRDQSAAREWSITIKNEGNKVVRVLSGQGALPQDVRWDGRSDAQKAVPDGPYTFVLTAEDAVGNRSATLDQIIRLDTTPPQLTIAAEPTLFSPKSSSDKDRTVFNMTVQDASDLTRWSLKFVDAKNNEAHEIKGDGRPPVEIVWEGVNHKNDVLADGSYKVYLVVRDEVGNEGKSQPATVTIDTSKPVVAVVTHEEMVPSLVPEVQSVEGSRGIVINLAAEVLFETGKAQIRPEAFPMLDEAAGVIKKYPKRHVLVEGHTDNVPIRNEEFPNNQTLSEGRAKAVVDYFVRYKQIAAARLTPKGHGDSRPVADNENPENRQKNRRVEIIIEREKPQASSSPADNSKKRGEP